Below is a window of Cupriavidus sp. MP-37 DNA.
GCCCGAGCAGGTAGAGGAAGTGGTGTTCGGCTGCGTGCTGCCCGCCGGCCAGGGCCAGGCGCCGGCGCGGCAGGCCGCGCTCGGCGCGGGCCTGCCGCTGGGCACGGGCTGCACCACCGTCAACAAGATGTGCGGCTCGGGCATGCGCGCGGCCATGACCGTCTATGACGGCCTGGTCGCCGGCTCGTTCGAGATCGCCGTCGCCGGCGGCATGGAAAGCATGACCAACGCGCCCTACCTGATCCCGAAGGGCCGCGGCGGCTACCGCATCGGCCACGGCATGATCTACGACCACATGATGTTGGACGGCCTGGAAGACGCCTACGACAAGGGCCGCGCCATGGGCACCTTCGGCGAGGACTGCGCCGCCAAGTACGGCTTCACGCGCGAGCAGCAGGACGAATTCGCGATGGAAAGCGTGCGCCGCGCGCAGCAGGCCACCGCGAACGGCGACTTCCGCTGGGAGATCGCGCCGGTGACGGTATCGGGCAAGGGCGGCGACACCGTGATCGACACCGACGAAGGCCCGCGCCGCATCAAGCTCGACAAGATCCCGTCGCTCAAGCCCGCCTTTGCCAAGGACGGCACCATCACCGCGGCCTCGTCGTCGTCGATCAACGACGGCGCGTCGGCGCTGGTGATGATGCGCGCCTCCACCGCAAAGGCGCTGGGCCTGCAGCCGATCGCCCGCATGCTGGGCCACACCACCCACGCGCAGGCGCCGGGCTGGTTCACCACCGCGCCGGTCGAGGCCATCGCCAAGCTGTACCGCAAGCTCGACTGGACCACCGACAGCGTCGACCTGTTCGAGATCAACGAGGCCTTTGCCGTGGTGCCGATGGCGGCGATGCACGACCTCAAGATTCCCCGCGACAAGGTCAATATCCACGGCGGCGCCTGCGCGCTGGGCCATCCGATCGGCGCCTCGGGCGCGCGCATCATGACCACGCTGATCGGCGCGCTGCGCAAGACCGGCGGCAAGCGCGGGGTGGCGAGTTTGTGCATTGGTGGCGGTGAGGCGACGGCGGTGGGGATTGAGCTCCTGTAACGTTTCCTTCTCCACTTGGGTGCTCCCCTCTCCCGCGTGCGGGAGAGGGGCGGGGGTGAGGGCCGGCGCATGCCAAGCATGACGCGCCATACTTCGTGGCCACGCCCGCCCTCACCCCAACCCTCTCCCGCAAGCGGGAGAGGGAGCAAGACCGTGGCAGTTTGCTGAATCCGTGGCCAGCCGTGCCGTCTGCGGCGCAGGCCAGTTCTTGAATGGAGGCCCACCCTTGCCAACCGCCCTCATCCTCGGTGCCTCGCGCGGCATCGGCCTTGAATTCGTGCGCCAGTACCGTGCCGACGGCTGGCGTGTCATCGCGGTGGCGCGCACGCCCGAGGGCGTGGGCGCGCTGCAGGCGCTGGGCGCCGAAGCGCACCAGGCCGACCTGTCCGACCCCGGCGCGGTGGCGGGCCTGGGCTGGAAGCTCGATGGCGAGGCGCTCGACGTCGCGGTCTACAACGCCGGCGTGATGGGGCCGCGCAGCGAAAGCGCGCAGCCGGTCACGCCGCCGGAGTTCGACCGCGTCATGCATGTCAACGTGCTGGGACCCATGATGGCGCTGCCGTTGCTGCTGCCCTATGTCGAGGCCGGGCAGTCCGGCCATGGCGGCGTGCTGGCGGTGCTGTCCTCGCGCATGGGCAGCATCGGCGCGATGGAGCACAGCACCAGCTGGCTGTACCGCGTCAGCAAGGCGGGCGCCAACGCCGCACTGCGCGCGGTGTCGCTGGATGCGCGCCATGCCACCTGCGTCGCGCTGCATCCCGGCTGGGTCAAGACCGACATGGGCGGTCAGGAAGCCGACCTGACCGTGCAGCAGAGCGTCAAGGGCATGCGCCAGGTGCTGGCCAGCGTCAAGCGCCGCGACAACGGCACCTTCCACAACTACGACGGCACGCCCATCCCCTGGTAAGGGCGCCCGCACACCTGATCACCGGACCGACATGCTGCTGACCCCCGAACAGGAAATGATCCGCGACGCCGTGCGGCAGTTCGCGCAGGAAGTGATCGCGCCGCAGGCCGCGCAATGGGACCGCGACAAGACCTTCCCCAAGGACGTGCACCGCGAACTGGCGGCGCTGGGCGCCTACGGCGTGGCGGTGCCGGAACAGTATGGCGGCGCCGGGCTCGATTACCTGTCGCTGGCGCTGATCCTGGAAGAAATCGCCGCCGGCGACGGCGGCACCTCCACCGTCATCAGCGTCAACAACTGCCCGGTGTGCAGCATGCTGATGTCGTTCGCCAGCGAGGCGCAGAAGCAGCAGTGGCTGGTGCCGCTGGCGCGCGGCGAGATGCTGGGCGCGTTCTGCCTGACCGAGCCGCACGTCGGCTCCGATGCGTCGGCGCTGCGCACCACGGCGGTCCGCGACGGCGACCACTACGTGCTCAACGGCGTCAAGCAGTTCATCACCAGCGGGCAGAACGCCGACGTGGCGATCGTGCTGGCGGTGACCGACAAGGCCGCCGGCAAGCGCGGCATCAGCGCCTTTATCGTTCCGACCTCGACCCCGGGCTACGTGGTGGCGCGGCTCGAAGACAAGCTCGGCCAGCATTCGTCGGACACCGCGCAGATCCTGTTCGAGGATTGCCGCGTGCCGGCCGCCAACCTGCTCGGCGATGAAGGCGGCGGCTACAAGATGGCGCTGTCGGGGCTGGAAGGCGGCCGCATCGGCATCGCCTCGCAGAGCATCGGCATGGCGCGCGCCGCGTTCGAGGCGGCGCTGGCGTATGCCAAGGAACGCGAGAGTTTCGGCCAGCCGCTGTTCCAGCACCAGGCGGTGCAGTTCCGGCTGGCCGAGATGGCGACGCGCATCGACGTGGCGCGCCAGATGGTGTGGCATGCCGCCGCGCTACGCGATGCTGGCCGCCCGTGCCTGAAGGAGGCGGCGATGGCCAAGCTCTTCGCCAGCGAGATGGCCGAGCGGGTGTGCTCGGATGCGATCCAGGTGTTCGGCGGCTATGGCTACGTCAGCGACTTCCCGGTCGAGCGCATCTACCGCGACGTGCGCGTGTGCCAGATCTACGAGGGCACCAGCGACATCCAGAAGCTCCTGATCGCGCGCGCGCTGGCCTAGCGCCGCCATTTGCGCGTACGATGAGCAGGCGAGGCGGGTGTGCAGCGCCCGCGCCACGCCTTCCCGCAACCGGACCTGCAACCACAACAATAGGGCCCCCGACATGACCGCAGCGATCGACTTCTACTTCGACTTCTCTTCGCCGTACGGCTACTTCGCCAGCACCCGTATCGACGACCTGGCGCAGAAGTACGGGCGCAACGTCGCCTGGCATCCGATCCTGCTGGGCGTGGTGTTCAAGACCACCGGCGCGACGCCGCTGCCGCAGCTGCCGCTCAAGGGCGACTACAGCTGGCGCGACTTCGAGCGCACCGCGCGCTTCCACGGCATCGAGTACAAGCGCCCCACGCATTTCCCGCTGCCCACCACGCATGCCGCGCGCGCCATGCTGTGGCTGCAGAACCATCACGGCGACGACCTCGCCGCGGCCTTTGCCAGGTCGGTGTACCGCGCGCTGTTCGTCGACGACATCAACATCGCCGAGCCGGCCGAGATCATGAAGCTGGCCGAGCCGCTGGGCGTGGACGTGCAGGCGCTCGATGCCGGCGCCACCAGCTACCAGATCAAGGACCAGCTCAAGGCCGAGATCGAGGTGGCGATGGCCAAGGGCGTGTTCGGCTCGCCCTTCGTCATCGTCGATGGCGAGCCGTTCTGGGGCTTCGACCGCTTCGACCAGGTCGAGGCCCATTTGAAGAGCCGCCGCCAGACCGAACTCCGGGCCGTTCCCAACCTGGACACCAAGGAAAAGAAACCCGCATGACTGCAGTAAACCGTGGCCATTCCGGCCGATTCGATTGCGTGATCTTCGACTGCGACGGCGTGCTCGTCGACAGCGAGCCCATCGTCAACCGCGTGCTCAACCAGATGCTGAACGAGCTCGGCATCGAGATCTCGCTGGAAGACTCCACGCGCCTGTTCCTTGGCCGCGCGGTGCGCGAAGAGCTGGACATGATCGAACGCATGCGCGGCGCGCCGCTGCCCGAGAACTGGCTGTCGACCTGGCTGGCGCGCCGCAACGCGGTGCTGGAAGAAGAAGTCGCGGCCGTGGCGCATGTGCGCGAGGCCATCCGCGCGGTCGCCGCGACCGGCATGCCGGTGTGCGTGGCGTCGGGTGCCGACCGCGTCAAGGTCAAGCTGCAGCTGACCAAGACCGGGCTGGCCGAGCTGTTCCAGCAGGATGAGCGCGAGCATATCTTCTCGGCCACCGAGGTCGAGCGCAGCAAGCCCGCGCCGGACGTGTACCTGCTGGCCGCGCGCACCATGGGCGTCGAGCCGGCGCGCTGCGCCGTGGTGGAAGACAGCCCGACCGGCGTGACCGCGGGCGTGGCGGCCGGCATGACGGTGTTCGGCTACGCCGCGCGCAACGATGCCGCGCAGCTGCGCGAGGCCGGCGCGCGCACCATCTTTACGGATATGCGCGAGCTGCCGGAGCTGGTGGGATGACGGGCATGAAGGCGGCCAGGGCAACCAAGGCGGCGCAGCGCCTGCCAAAGGCCGGCCCGGTGCCGTGCCCGTGCGGGAGTGCGGACTATGACGCCTGCTGCGGCCGCTTTCACCGCGGCGAGGCGCTGCCGCCCAATGCCGAGGCGCTGATGCGCTCGCGCTACAGCGCCTATGTACTGAACGACATCGACTGGCTGCGCCAGACCTGGCATGCGTCGACCTGCCCGGCCGAGCTGCTGCCGGACACCGCGACGCGCTGGCTCGGCCTGGCGGTCAAGGCGCATGCGCAGCAGGACGACACGCACGCCGAAGTGGAATTCGTGGCGCGCTACAAGGTGGGCGGGCGCGCCTGGCGGCTGCACGAGCGCAGCCGCTTTGTCTGCGAGGCGCGCGCGCCGGGCGAGGCGCCGCGCTGGCTGTATGTGGATGGCGACATCATCGGGGAGACACCATGAGCATCGACGAGCAGAAAGAGCCTGAGTACCTGCTGTATTGCTTTGCCCAGTCCGGCAACGCCTACAAGGTGGCGCAGCTGCTGGAAACCGTCGGCATGCAGCGCGGCCTGCCGCCGCATCAGCCACTGTGGCAGGCGCGCTTTGTCGATTTCTTCAACGGCGAGACCCGCACCCCGGAATACCGCGCCATCAACGTGATGGGCGAGGTGCCGGTGCTGGAGTTCGGTGGCCAGCGCCTGTCGCAGTCCGGCGCCATCCTCGAGACGCTGGCGTCGCGCCTGGACGCATTCGGTCCGCGCAACGAGGCCGAGCGCGCCGAGGTGCTGCGCTGGCTGCTGTTCGACAACCACAAGTTCACCTCGTACACCGCCACCTATCGCTTCATGCGCACCTTCGCCAGGTCGCCCGACCCCGCCGTGCTGGAATTCTTCCGCGCGCGCTGCGAAGGCGCGTGGAACGTGCTGAACACGCACCTGGCCGGACGCGACTTCGTGCTGGGCGAGCGCCCCACCATCGCCGACTTCTCGCTGGCGGGCTACGTCTTCTTCGACGACGAAATCGGCGTGCACTGGCGCAAGGAGTATCCGCATCTCCACGCGTGGACCGAGCGCTTCCGCGCCTTGCCCGGCTGGAAGCATCCTTATGACCTGATGCCCGGGCATCCGCTGCCGAAGGCAGCCGGCTGAGGCTGCTGCGGGTTCCGAAGTCCACGGTGGTCGACGAGATGAAGTCCGGCGTATTCCGCATGTAACGCCCCGCCGTCCCCGATATTGCCTGACACCTCATGCGCCGCACCGCCCGCCTGTTTTGCCGCCTTGCCCTGGCCACGGCGCTTGCCGTGCTGGCACCGCTGTGCGGGCATGCGCAGATGGCGAACGGCAACGGCCAGTCGGCGGCGCGCGTGCGCTTCCAGGAGCAGGTGGTAATGCTGCCCAAGGCCGCGATCCCGTCGCGCATCGACCTGGAGGCGACGGTGTTCAAGCCGGCCGGGGACGGGCCGTTCCCGCTGGTGGTGATCAACCACGGCAAGGCGCCGGGCCGGCCCGGCATGCAGGGGCGCGCGCGCTTTCCGGCACAGAGCGTGGAATTCCTGCGCCGCGGCTACGTGGTGGTACTGCCGATGCGGCAGGGCTTTGCGCGCTCGGGCGGCGCCTATATCGGCGGCAGCTGCGACATCGAGACCAACGGCATGATGCAGGCCGACGACGTCGTCGCCACGCTCGACTACATGGCCACGCAGCCCTATGTCGACATGGAACGCATCGTCGTGATCGGCCAGTCGCACGGGGGGCTGACCACCATGGCGTT
It encodes the following:
- a CDS encoding acetyl-CoA C-acetyltransferase, whose translation is MEEIVIVSAARTPMAAFQGEFASVTAPQLGAVAIRAAVERAGLKPEQVEEVVFGCVLPAGQGQAPARQAALGAGLPLGTGCTTVNKMCGSGMRAAMTVYDGLVAGSFEIAVAGGMESMTNAPYLIPKGRGGYRIGHGMIYDHMMLDGLEDAYDKGRAMGTFGEDCAAKYGFTREQQDEFAMESVRRAQQATANGDFRWEIAPVTVSGKGGDTVIDTDEGPRRIKLDKIPSLKPAFAKDGTITAASSSSINDGASALVMMRASTAKALGLQPIARMLGHTTHAQAPGWFTTAPVEAIAKLYRKLDWTTDSVDLFEINEAFAVVPMAAMHDLKIPRDKVNIHGGACALGHPIGASGARIMTTLIGALRKTGGKRGVASLCIGGGEATAVGIELL
- a CDS encoding SDR family oxidoreductase: MPTALILGASRGIGLEFVRQYRADGWRVIAVARTPEGVGALQALGAEAHQADLSDPGAVAGLGWKLDGEALDVAVYNAGVMGPRSESAQPVTPPEFDRVMHVNVLGPMMALPLLLPYVEAGQSGHGGVLAVLSSRMGSIGAMEHSTSWLYRVSKAGANAALRAVSLDARHATCVALHPGWVKTDMGGQEADLTVQQSVKGMRQVLASVKRRDNGTFHNYDGTPIPW
- a CDS encoding acyl-CoA dehydrogenase family protein, coding for MLLTPEQEMIRDAVRQFAQEVIAPQAAQWDRDKTFPKDVHRELAALGAYGVAVPEQYGGAGLDYLSLALILEEIAAGDGGTSTVISVNNCPVCSMLMSFASEAQKQQWLVPLARGEMLGAFCLTEPHVGSDASALRTTAVRDGDHYVLNGVKQFITSGQNADVAIVLAVTDKAAGKRGISAFIVPTSTPGYVVARLEDKLGQHSSDTAQILFEDCRVPAANLLGDEGGGYKMALSGLEGGRIGIASQSIGMARAAFEAALAYAKERESFGQPLFQHQAVQFRLAEMATRIDVARQMVWHAAALRDAGRPCLKEAAMAKLFASEMAERVCSDAIQVFGGYGYVSDFPVERIYRDVRVCQIYEGTSDIQKLLIARALA
- a CDS encoding 2-hydroxychromene-2-carboxylate isomerase; this encodes MTAAIDFYFDFSSPYGYFASTRIDDLAQKYGRNVAWHPILLGVVFKTTGATPLPQLPLKGDYSWRDFERTARFHGIEYKRPTHFPLPTTHAARAMLWLQNHHGDDLAAAFARSVYRALFVDDINIAEPAEIMKLAEPLGVDVQALDAGATSYQIKDQLKAEIEVAMAKGVFGSPFVIVDGEPFWGFDRFDQVEAHLKSRRQTELRAVPNLDTKEKKPA
- a CDS encoding HAD family phosphatase, with protein sequence MTAVNRGHSGRFDCVIFDCDGVLVDSEPIVNRVLNQMLNELGIEISLEDSTRLFLGRAVREELDMIERMRGAPLPENWLSTWLARRNAVLEEEVAAVAHVREAIRAVAATGMPVCVASGADRVKVKLQLTKTGLAELFQQDEREHIFSATEVERSKPAPDVYLLAARTMGVEPARCAVVEDSPTGVTAGVAAGMTVFGYAARNDAAQLREAGARTIFTDMRELPELVG
- a CDS encoding YchJ family protein, which encodes MTGMKAARATKAAQRLPKAGPVPCPCGSADYDACCGRFHRGEALPPNAEALMRSRYSAYVLNDIDWLRQTWHASTCPAELLPDTATRWLGLAVKAHAQQDDTHAEVEFVARYKVGGRAWRLHERSRFVCEARAPGEAPRWLYVDGDIIGETP
- a CDS encoding glutathione S-transferase family protein, with translation MSIDEQKEPEYLLYCFAQSGNAYKVAQLLETVGMQRGLPPHQPLWQARFVDFFNGETRTPEYRAINVMGEVPVLEFGGQRLSQSGAILETLASRLDAFGPRNEAERAEVLRWLLFDNHKFTSYTATYRFMRTFARSPDPAVLEFFRARCEGAWNVLNTHLAGRDFVLGERPTIADFSLAGYVFFDDEIGVHWRKEYPHLHAWTERFRALPGWKHPYDLMPGHPLPKAAG
- a CDS encoding dienelactone hydrolase family protein — protein: MRRTARLFCRLALATALAVLAPLCGHAQMANGNGQSAARVRFQEQVVMLPKAAIPSRIDLEATVFKPAGDGPFPLVVINHGKAPGRPGMQGRARFPAQSVEFLRRGYVVVLPMRQGFARSGGAYIGGSCDIETNGMMQADDVVATLDYMATQPYVDMERIVVIGQSHGGLTTMAFSTIAYPGVRGVVNFAGGLRNLNCPDWEARLVDAFASYGSAARYPSLWVYGENDSYWPVPLPGRMFNAFKARATGPAAQARLVDVGEFGADSHRLFSAREGIPVWLPEVGDFFRSLGLPFDPGT